In one Brevinematales bacterium genomic region, the following are encoded:
- a CDS encoding DUF362 domain-containing protein codes for MMDIDYEKKLTAIKIHFGEPGNLAYIRPNYTRVVSRMIRAAGGLPFLTDCNTLYKGRRSNAVDHLEAAFENGFNPMATGCPVVIADGLKGTDYREIELGLKYCKTAKIGAAIANADVILSMNHFKGHEMTGFGGALKNLGMGSGSVGGKLEMHSNSKPKIVRENCIGCKKCVVNCAQNAVTLDGQKKAVIDYEICVGCGQCIAVCRYNSAVVNWDAAGDDVSRKMAEYAFAVVNGKPSFHINFITDVSPDCDCWGSNDAPLIANIGFLASSDPVALDQASADMALAAPALRGTAVTDKNPGIAGHGEGEDKFHHAHPQTDWRTQLEYAEEIGLGTRAYELISME; via the coding sequence ATGATGGACATTGATTACGAGAAAAAACTCACCGCGATCAAGATACATTTCGGCGAGCCGGGGAATCTCGCGTATATCCGGCCGAATTACACCCGCGTCGTATCGCGGATGATTCGCGCCGCAGGCGGGCTTCCGTTCCTCACGGACTGCAACACCCTCTATAAGGGGCGCCGTTCCAACGCCGTCGACCATCTGGAAGCCGCGTTCGAGAACGGGTTCAACCCGATGGCGACCGGATGCCCGGTGGTGATCGCCGACGGCTTGAAGGGCACCGACTACCGCGAGATCGAGTTAGGCCTTAAATACTGCAAGACAGCGAAGATCGGCGCGGCGATCGCGAACGCCGATGTGATACTCTCGATGAACCACTTCAAGGGGCACGAGATGACCGGGTTCGGCGGCGCGCTGAAAAATCTCGGCATGGGCTCCGGGTCGGTCGGCGGGAAGCTGGAGATGCACTCCAACTCCAAGCCGAAGATCGTCCGCGAAAACTGCATCGGGTGTAAAAAATGCGTCGTCAACTGCGCGCAGAACGCGGTGACGCTCGACGGGCAGAAAAAGGCGGTCATCGATTACGAGATCTGCGTCGGGTGCGGGCAATGTATCGCGGTCTGCCGGTACAACTCCGCTGTGGTCAACTGGGACGCGGCGGGGGACGATGTCAGCCGGAAGATGGCGGAGTACGCGTTCGCCGTAGTCAACGGTAAACCGTCGTTCCATATCAACTTTATCACCGATGTTTCTCCCGACTGCGACTGCTGGGGTTCCAACGACGCCCCGCTGATCGCGAATATAGGTTTCCTCGCGTCGTCCGACCCCGTGGCGCTCGATCAGGCGTCCGCTGACATGGCGCTTGCCGCGCCGGCGTTACGCGGGACCGCGGTCACCGATAAAAATCCCGGGATTGCCGGGCACGGCGAGGGCGAGGATAAATTCCATCACGCGCATCCCCAGACCGACTGGCGCACCCAGCTCGAGTACGCCGAGGAAATCGGCCTCGGGACGCGCGCCTACGAACTGATATCAATGGAGTGA